TCAAGTAGATATTGACGACAATGTAAGCCTGCGCGGATCAACAAATGTTCTGATCCTGATAAACGGTAAAAATTCACCGCTGATGGGAAAGACGAGAGCTGATGTTTTGCAGCAGATGCCTGCAAACTCAATTGATAGAATTGAAGTAATCACAAATCCATCGGCAAAATATAAACCCGATGGAACGAGCGGTATTATAAACATCGTAATGAAAAAAGAAACCGGAACCGGGCTAAACGGAAATATTACCGCGAGTATTGGTAACCAAAATAGATATAACGGAAATACTACGTTCAATATTAAACCGGGGACAATAAATTACTTTGGAAGTTTGAGCTTAAGGCACGACGACCGCAATCAAAATTCATCCGATATTAGAACAGAATTTAACGACGGTAAAAATTTATCCGGTTTTTATAATGATCAGAGCAGTTCGTATTCACGTCCGCTTTCACGTGGAGGAATGCTAGGTTTAGATATTACCGCAGACGAAGCGAACAGTATGGGTATAACAGGCAATTATTTTTACAGAGGATTCTCACGCAATGATATTTCATCAAGAGTATTGAGAGATCAAAACCAAATAGTAACCACGGATTATGACCGATTAAGATATGACCCGGAATATGAAAAAGAAGGAGATGTAACGGCATACTTCCAGCATAATTTTTCCGGCGATGATCACAAAATTCGATTTGAAATCACCGATTCATTTTCACCGGAAGTTGAAGATAACCATTACACAAACATTTATCGTACGCCACTTCTTTCGAGTACATATGATAACACCAAGTTGACACAGAATGAGAATAAAGTCGAACTTCTGGCTGAATATTCAAATCCGATTAACCGCGATGCCACAATTGAAGCCGGTTACAACGGCGAGTTGAGTAAAACTGATCTCGATTACATGAGCGAAATTTTTGATCCGCTGAAACAAAAATTTATTCCGGACAATGATAGAACGAATCATTTCGTATATAACGAAAACATACATGCAGTATATGGTACTTATTCAAATTCTTTCGGCATGTTTGGTGTTTTAGGCGGCTTACGTGCTGAGCAGTCTTTCATTAAAGCTAATTTGGTTTCAACGAATACCATTCTTACAAATAATTACTTCAACGTGTACCCAACTCTTCATCTTAGTTACAAATTAAGCGATCTGATACAACTTCAATTGAATTACAGCAAGCGTGCAAACAGGCCCGAAGGTGATGATCTCAATCCGTTCCCTGAATATCAGGACCCGAGAAATATTAGAGCGGGAAATCCAAATCTTAAACCGGAATTTATTCATTCTGTGGAATTCGGATTTCAATGGCAATCTGACTTTTTAACTGTTGTACCAAGCTTCTTTTATAGAAATTGTTATAACGGAATGACAACGGTTACAAAAGCATTGAACGATACAACTCTCTTGACCACACGCGAAAATTTATCTTCAGATCAATCGGCAGGCTTTGAAGTTGTTTTCTCCGGCGGTTATGGAAACTTCATAACGGCAAATTTGAGCGGCAATGCTTTTTATGAACAGATCGACGCTTCCAATCTTGGATTCAGCAATAATAAATCCACTGTTACTTGGAGCGCTAATATGAGCTGTAACGCAAATCTTTCATCAACAACAATGATCCAATTCAATTCCAATTATAGATCATCCAGGTTAACACCACAGGGAGAATACAAACCGAGTTTTGTAGTCAATCTTGGATTGCGGCAGGATCTATTTGACGATAAACTTTCTTTGGTCTTTACTATCTCCGATCTTTTCAAATCATTAAACCGTGAGATGAATCTTGATACTTCCTGGCTAAAGCAGAACACAAAAAACAGCAGGGATT
The sequence above is drawn from the Ignavibacteriales bacterium genome and encodes:
- a CDS encoding TonB-dependent receptor produces the protein MKNKVLFILLAIILLTTKNIMAQNAGTLTGTVLDSANHQPIEFASISLMKVSDNTAVTGGMTDSKGKFEISDIPFGNYFIRVSSVGYRTKNLKAVSFSSKIKEISGGDIFLSAAEVNLDEITVTSNKIMLNNSIDRKIYNVQMDVMSKTGTASELLQNIPSVQVDIDDNVSLRGSTNVLILINGKNSPLMGKTRADVLQQMPANSIDRIEVITNPSAKYKPDGTSGIINIVMKKETGTGLNGNITASIGNQNRYNGNTTFNIKPGTINYFGSLSLRHDDRNQNSSDIRTEFNDGKNLSGFYNDQSSSYSRPLSRGGMLGLDITADEANSMGITGNYFYRGFSRNDISSRVLRDQNQIVTTDYDRLRYDPEYEKEGDVTAYFQHNFSGDDHKIRFEITDSFSPEVEDNHYTNIYRTPLLSSTYDNTKLTQNENKVELLAEYSNPINRDATIEAGYNGELSKTDLDYMSEIFDPLKQKFIPDNDRTNHFVYNENIHAVYGTYSNSFGMFGVLGGLRAEQSFIKANLVSTNTILTNNYFNVYPTLHLSYKLSDLIQLQLNYSKRANRPEGDDLNPFPEYQDPRNIRAGNPNLKPEFIHSVEFGFQWQSDFLTVVPSFFYRNCYNGMTTVTKALNDTTLLTTRENLSSDQSAGFEVVFSGGYGNFITANLSGNAFYEQIDASNLGFSNNKSTVTWSANMSCNANLSSTTMIQFNSNYRSSRLTPQGEYKPSFVVNLGLRQDLFDDKLSLVFTISDLFKSLNREMNLDTSWLKQNTKNSRDSQIMYLGVTYHLGKPSKKSKEKAIQYDNGL